A single Glycine soja cultivar W05 chromosome 14, ASM419377v2, whole genome shotgun sequence DNA region contains:
- the LOC114384704 gene encoding 4-hydroxyphenylpyruvate dioxygenase: MPMYTPSLSAPSSNHIQPSVTLPLYITTTKLNLKQQHHTTPMPIPMCNEIQAQAQAQAQPGFKLVGFKNFVRTNPKSDRFQVNRFHHIEFWCTDATNASRRFSWGLGMPIVAKSDLSTGNQIHASYLLRSGDLSFLFSAPYSPSLSAGSSAASSASIPSFDAATCLAFAAKHGFGVRAIALEVADAEAAFSASVAKGAEPASPPVLVDDRTGFAEVRLYGDVVLRYVSYKDAAPQAPHADSSRWFLPGFEAAASSSSFPELDYGIRRLDHAVGNVPELAPAVRYLKGFSGFHEFAEFTAEDVGTSESGLNSVVLANNSETVLLPLNEPVYGTKRKSQIETYLEHNEGAGVQHLALVTHDIFTTLREMRKRSFLGGFEFMPSPPPTYYANLHNRAADVLTVDQIKQCEELGILVDRDDQGTLLQIFTKPVGDRPTIFIEIIQRIGCMVEDEEGKVYQKGACGGFGKGNFSELFKSIEEYEKTLEAKRTA; the protein is encoded by the exons ATGCCCATGTACACTCCATCACTCTCCGCACCCTCCTCCAATCACATTCAACCAAGTGTCACACTCCCCTTATATATCACAACCACCAAGCTCAATCTCAAGCAGCAGCATCACACCACACCAATGCCAATACCCATGTGCAACGAaattcaagcccaagcccaagcccaagcccaaccTGGGTTTAAGCTCGTCGGTTTCAAAAACTTCGTCCGAACCAATCCTAAGTCGGACCGCTTTCAAGTCAACCGCTTCCACCACATCGAGTTCTGGTGCACCGATGCCACCAACGCCTCCCGCCGATTCTCTTGGGGACTTGGAATGCCTATTGTGGCAAAATCTGATCTCTCCACCGGAAACCAAATCCACGCCTCCTACCTCCTCCGCTCCGGCGACCTCTCCTTCCTCTTCTCCGCTCCTtactctccctctctctccgcCGGCTCCTCCGCTGCCTCCTCCGCCTCCATTCCCAGTTTCGACGCCGCCACCTGCCTTGCCTTCGCTGCCAAACACGGCTTCGGCGTCCGCGCCATCGCCTTGGAAGTCGCCGACGCGGAAGCCGCTTTCAGCGCCAGCGTCGCGAAAGGAGCCGAGCCGGCGTCGCCGCCGGTTCTCGTCGACGATCGCACCGGCTTCGCGGAGGTGCGCCTCTACGGCGACGTGGTGCTCCGCTACGTCAGCTACAAGGACGCCGCGCCGCAGGCGCCACACGCAGATTCGTCGCGGTGGTTCCTGCCGGGATTCGAGGCCGCGGCGTCGTCGTCTTCGTTTCCGGAGCTGGACTACGGGATCCGGCGGCTGGACCACGCCGTCGGGAACGTTCCGGAGCTGGCGCCGGCGGTGAGGTACCTGAAAGGCTTCAGCGGATTCCACGAGTTCGCGGAGTTCACCGCGGAGGACGTGGGAACGAGCGAGAGCGGGTTGAACTCGGTGGTTCTGGCGAACAACTCGGAGACGGTGTTGCTGCCGCTGAACGAGCCGGTTTACGGAACGAAGAGGAAGAGCCAGATTGAGACGTATTTGGAACACAACGAAGGTGCTGGTGTGCAGCACCTTGCGCTTGTTACTCACGACATCTTCACCACACTGAGAGAGATGAGAAAGCGAAGTTTCCTTGGTGGATTTGAGTTCATGCCTTCTCCTCCTCCCACCTATTACGCCAACCTCCACAACCGTGCCGCTGATGTGTTGACCGTTGACCAGATTAAGCAGTGTGAGGAGCTTGGGATTCTTGTTGACAGAGATGATCAGGGCACTCTGCTTCAGATTTTCACTAAGCCTGTTGGGGACAG GCCAACGATATTCATAGAGATAATTCAGAGGATCGGGTGCATGGTGGAGGATGAGGAAGGGAAGGTGTACCAGAAGGGTGCATGTGGGGGTTTTGGGAAAGGCAATTTTTCTGAGCTTTTCAAATCCATTGAAGAATATGAGAAGACTTTGGAAGCTAAAAGAACCGCGTAA
- the LOC114382945 gene encoding anaphase-promoting complex subunit 5, giving the protein MGGILKQPGAFAITPHKVSLCILLKIYAPPAQISVPFPFASVAQHNRLGLFLLALTKSCDDIMEPKLDELIHQLRMMSQNWEASWVIDQLMSRLSSLSSPDDLFNFFSDIRGILGGPDSGAVEDDQVILDMNSNLGIFLRRCVLAFNLLSFEGVSHLLTNLGIYCKEEFSNCPSYEEHGLDDSSSNLETYSEYENMDLENFVYEKVSEEIEARKEASEIVPFHLHTHNTLLSLVDDIDVPADSVSKQSEKVRVASPYGDPSSNMLRDVDHSSPVFLRTNWQVQGYLQEQAHTIEKNGSAVSFNGLEIILRQLQKLAPELHRVHFLSYLNGLSHDDYISALENLHCYFDYSAGTEGFDYIPSVSGNGFGRYEIGLLCLGMMHFHFGHPKLALEVLSEAVRVSQQQSNDTCLAYTLAAISNLLFENGISSTAATLGSSYSPFTSIGISLSVQQQLFVLLRGSLKRAESLKLKRLVASNHLAMAKFDLTHVQRPLLSFGPKTSMKLSTCPVNVCKEIRLSSHLISDFSYESSAMTIDGAFSTAWLRNLQKPTGSLVLCQENGSGNSSNASQFIAQPTSIPGSVLQVLGLSYILRATAWELYGSSPLSRINALVHATRFADASSSSDAALAYVKLIQHLAVSKGYKEAFFALKIAEEKFLSVSKSQILLLKLQLLHEHALHRGQLKLAQKLCDELGVLASRVTGVDMELKTEASLRHARTLLAANQFREAAAVAHSLFCMCYKYNLQVENASVLLLLAEIHKKSGNAVLGLPYALASLSFCLSFNLDLLKASATLTLAELWLSLGSSHATRALNLIHGAFPMILGHGGLELRSRAFIVEAKCYLCDSNFNVFENYEIVIDSLRQASEELQLLEFHELAAEAFYLMAMVYDKLGQLEEREEAAASFQKHILALRNPQDEDDPLVSVF; this is encoded by the exons ATGGGTGGGATATTGAAGCAACCCGGCGCGTTTGCAATCACACCGCACAAAGTATCACTCTGCATACTTCTTAAGATCTACGCTCCACCCGCTCAGATATCGGTCCCCTTCCCTTTCGCTTCCGTTGCTCAGCACAATCGCCTTGGCTTGTTCTTATTAGCCCTCACCAAG TCCTGCGATGATATCATGGAGCCAAAATTGGATGAACTCATCCATCAATTGAGAATGATGAGCCAAAACTGGGAGGCTTCCTGGGTTATTGATCAGTTGATGAGCAGACTATCATCTCTGTCATCACCTGatgatttgtttaatttttttagcgaTATACGAG GAATACTTGGGGGTCCTGATTCAGGTGCTGTGGAAGATGACCAGGTTATTTTGGACATGAACAGTAACCTGGGGATATTTCTTCGGCGTTGTGTTCTTGCTTTTAACTTGCTATCGTTTGAG GGTGTATCTCATCTCTTGACAAACCTCGGGATCTATTGTAAAGAAGAATTCTCAAATTGTCCTTCCTATGAGGAACACGGTTTAGATGATTCTAGTAGTAATCTGGAGACATATTCAGAATATGAGAATATGGACCTGGAGAACTTTGTCTATGAAAAGGTTTCAGAAGAAATTGAAGCAAGAAAGGAGGCTAGTGAAATTGTTCCATTCCATCTTCATACACACAACACTCTTCTGAGTTTAGTTGATG ATATTGATGTGCCTGCTGATTCAGTATCCAAACAGAGTGAGAAAGTTAGAGTAGCTAGTCCATATGGGGACCCTTCAAGTAACATGCTGCGAGATGTTGATCACAGCAGCCCGGTATTTCTGCGGACAAACTGGCAGGTACAAGGGTACTTACAGGAGCAAGCTCATACCATTGAAAA GAATGGTAGTGCTGTATCTTTCAATGGGCTTGAAATCATTCTACGGCAACTACAAAAGTTGGCACCTGAACTGCATCGG GTTCACTTTTTAAGCTACTTGAATGGTCTTTCTCATGATGATTATATTTCTGCTTTGGAGAATCTTCATTGCTATTTTGATTACAG TGCAGGGACTGAAGGATTTGATTATATTCCTTCAGTTAGTGGTAATGGCTTTGGAAGATATGAAATTGGTTTATTATGTTTGGGGATGATGCATTTTCACTTTGGGCATCCAAAGCTGGCTTTAGAG GTTTTGTCGGAGGCAGTTCGTGTTTCTCAGCAG CAAAGTAATGATACCTGTCTTGCATATACTTTAGCAGCTATTTCAAACTTGCTGTTTGAAAATGGCATCTCAAGTACAGCTGCGACACTAGGATCGTCATACTCACCTTTTACAAGTATAGGTATTTCGCTCTCTGTTCAGCAACAATTGTTTGTTCTCTTGAGAGGTTCTTTAAAGAGAGCAGAAAGTTTAAAGTTAAAACGGTTGGTGGCTTCCAATCATCTGGCAATGGCCAAATTTGATCTAACG CATGTACAGCGGCCCTTGCTATCATTTGGTCCAAAAACTTCCATGAAGCTCAGTACTTGCCCCGTTAATGTTTGCAAG GAAATTCGGTTGAGTTCTCATCTTATTAGTGATTTTAGCTATGAGAGTTCTGCAATGACAATTGATGGTGCCTTTAGTACAGCTTGGCTTAGGAATTTACAAAAGCCGACGGGTTCTCTTGTTTTGTGTCAAGAGAATGGATCTGGCAACAGTTCTAATGCTTCCCAATTCATTGCACAACCAACCTCAATTCCTGGATCTGTGTTGCAAGTATTGGGTTTGTCTTATATACTTCGTGCAACTGCATGGGAGTTATATGGAAG CTCACCACTGTCTCGCATAAATGCGCTGGTGCATGCAACTCGCTTTGCTGATGCATCAAG CTCATCAGATGCAGCATTAGCATATGTAAAGCTCATTCAACATTTAGCAGTATCTAAAGGATACAAAG AGGCCTTTTTCGCCCTTAAAATAGCAGAAGAGAAGTTTCTATCTGTCTCAAAATCTCAAATCTTACTGCTAAAGTTGCAGCTGCTTCATGAGCATGCTTTACATCG TGGACAATTAAAGCTAGCCCAGAAACTGTGTGATGAACTTGGTGTTTTGGCATCACGAGTAACTGGTGTAGATATGGAACTAAAGACAGAAGCAAGCCTTCGCCATGCTCGTACATTGCTTGCAGCAAATCAATTCCGAGAG GCAGCTGCTGTGGCACACTCCCTCTTCTGTATGTGCTACAAATACAATCTTCAAGTTGAGAATGCTTCAGTTCTTCTTTTACTTGCTGAGATTCACAAG AAATCAGGCAATGCAGTTCTTGGTCTTCCATATGCTTTAGCAAGCCTCTCATTTTGCCTCTCATTTAACTTGGACCTTCTAAAAGCTTCAGCCACACTTACTCTAGCTGAGTTGTGGCTCTCTCTTGGATCAAGCCATGCAACAAGGGCTCTAAACCTTATCCATGGAGCTTTCCCAATGATTCTTGGTCATGGTGGTTTGGAACTCCGCTCCCGTGCCTTTATTGTTGAAGCAAAATGCTATCTGTGTGATTCAAACTTCAATG TCTTTGAAAATTATGAGATTGTGATAGATTCATTGAGACAAGCATCTGAAGAACTCCAACTTTTGGAG TTTCATGAACTGGCAGCTGAAGCTTTCTATCTGATGGCCATGGTATATGACAAACTGGGGCAATTAGAAGAAAGGGAAGAAGCTGCAGCTTCATTTCAGAAACATATTTTGGCTCTCCGCAATCCTCAAGATGAGGATGATCCTCTTGTTAGTGTGttttga